The following proteins are co-located in the Pedobacter frigiditerrae genome:
- a CDS encoding SusC/RagA family TonB-linked outer membrane protein produces the protein MKVFYPIKLCMLMIFALCTLTTYAQTGSISGKIIDETNLPIPGASVQVVGTQKITSTDNDGNYRITGLTSGTYTLTVKYIGYATQTLTATVGNGNSVLNFNMKTDSQNLNEVVVIGYGTAEKKSLTGSITTVNSKDFQKGTITTPEQLIQGKVAGVNIVNNGGRPGGGSVIRIRGGASLNASNDPLIVVDGIPFSGNSIGNAPSPLSLINPNDIETFTVLKDANATAIYGSRASNGVILITTKKGGSGAPVFNFSTNNSIATVIKNVEVLSAPQIRAYVNANGTTAQKALLGGANTNWQDEIFQKAFSTDNALSMSGSFKNVPYRVSGGYLEQQGLLITDKLERATGALTLAPTFFSNHLKVNLNLKGSLSESHFANDGAIASAIQFDPTQPVYANNAFGGYYEWIQGSVPNPNAPRNPVALIRQQDNNGKAARSFGNLQLDYSFHFLPELHANLNLAYDVNKGYGYTRVASIAAQSASTSGFYGNRLNTERNKISEFYLNYAHTATSIKSRFDATVGYGYYDNSTTDYNFQTFKGTGEVLNTPVFPFSINQNKLLSYYGRFVYTLADKYILSATMRADASSKFAEENRWGYFPSAGFTWRIISEDFMKDSKTFSDLKLRLSYGETGNKDGIGNYEYLSKYYANSNTGQYQIGNTFYNYYSPAAYDPDLKWESTTTYNAGLDYGFAKGRIYGSIDAYYKKTKDLLSTINIPVGTNFSNLLTTNVGNMEVRGIEGSINFTAIKSENTNWDFGFNVAYNKRKVTNLTLNPDPGSKVGAGDITGGTGTTLKYNSVNQIPGSFFVYKQVYNASGAPLEGVYADLNADGVINTSDQYFYKSPDPNFTFGFNTAFSYKKWTISTVLRANLGNYIYDNVSSNFGIKTNVLSPSGIVNNTNSDFLNTNFQSNQFLSDYYVKNASFLKMDNLGVAYNVGRLSKTGKTNMRISANCQNVFVVTNYDGLDPELSSGIDYNLYPRPRTYTLGLNVGF, from the coding sequence ATGAAAGTATTTTACCCAATTAAGCTTTGTATGTTGATGATTTTTGCACTCTGCACATTGACAACTTATGCGCAAACCGGAAGCATTTCTGGTAAGATTATCGACGAAACAAATTTGCCAATTCCTGGTGCTTCTGTTCAAGTTGTCGGAACTCAAAAAATAACATCAACAGACAATGATGGTAACTACAGAATCACTGGCTTAACTAGTGGAACCTATACTTTAACGGTTAAGTATATTGGCTATGCAACCCAAACATTAACTGCTACAGTTGGCAATGGCAATTCAGTCTTAAACTTCAACATGAAGACCGATTCTCAAAACCTAAATGAAGTTGTAGTTATTGGTTATGGTACAGCAGAAAAGAAAAGTTTAACAGGTTCTATTACAACCGTTAATTCAAAAGATTTTCAAAAAGGAACCATTACTACTCCAGAGCAATTAATTCAAGGTAAAGTTGCTGGTGTAAACATTGTTAACAACGGTGGTAGACCAGGAGGCGGTAGTGTAATCCGTATTCGTGGTGGTGCTTCGTTAAACGCAAGCAACGATCCTTTAATTGTGGTAGATGGTATTCCTTTTAGTGGTAATAGCATTGGAAACGCTCCAAGCCCACTTTCTTTAATCAATCCTAATGACATTGAGACCTTTACAGTATTAAAAGATGCTAATGCTACAGCGATTTATGGATCTAGGGCCTCAAATGGTGTTATTTTAATTACTACTAAAAAAGGTGGTTCTGGCGCCCCAGTATTCAATTTTAGCACAAATAACTCTATAGCTACTGTTATAAAAAACGTAGAGGTACTTTCGGCACCTCAAATTAGAGCTTATGTAAATGCTAACGGAACAACTGCACAAAAAGCACTACTAGGTGGAGCAAATACAAACTGGCAAGATGAAATTTTCCAAAAAGCATTTTCTACTGATAACGCATTGAGTATGTCAGGTTCATTTAAAAATGTTCCTTATCGTGTTTCTGGTGGTTACTTAGAACAACAAGGTCTTTTAATTACGGATAAATTAGAACGTGCTACTGGAGCTTTAACTCTTGCACCAACTTTCTTCTCTAATCATTTAAAGGTTAATTTAAACTTAAAAGGCTCATTATCTGAATCGCACTTCGCAAATGATGGAGCAATAGCAAGTGCAATACAATTTGATCCAACTCAGCCTGTTTATGCAAATAATGCTTTTGGTGGATACTACGAATGGATCCAAGGTTCAGTACCAAATCCAAATGCACCAAGAAACCCAGTTGCTTTAATTAGACAGCAAGATAATAATGGTAAAGCTGCAAGAAGCTTCGGAAATCTTCAATTGGATTATTCATTCCACTTCCTACCAGAATTACACGCTAACTTAAATTTAGCTTATGATGTAAACAAGGGATACGGCTACACAAGAGTTGCTAGCATAGCGGCCCAAAGTGCTTCAACTAGTGGTTTTTATGGCAATAGACTAAACACCGAAAGAAATAAAATTTCTGAATTTTATTTAAATTATGCTCATACTGCAACTAGTATTAAAAGCAGATTCGATGCAACCGTAGGTTATGGTTATTATGATAATTCAACTACAGATTATAATTTCCAGACGTTTAAAGGAACTGGAGAGGTTTTAAATACACCAGTTTTCCCATTCTCAATTAACCAGAACAAATTACTTTCTTACTATGGAAGGTTTGTTTACACGTTAGCCGATAAATATATTTTATCTGCAACAATGAGAGCTGATGCTTCTTCTAAATTCGCAGAAGAAAATCGTTGGGGTTATTTCCCTTCTGCTGGTTTTACTTGGAGAATAATTTCTGAAGACTTTATGAAAGACAGCAAAACTTTCTCTGATTTAAAATTAAGATTAAGTTATGGTGAAACAGGTAATAAAGATGGAATTGGCAATTATGAATACTTATCTAAATACTATGCAAATAGTAATACAGGACAATATCAAATTGGTAATACGTTTTATAACTACTACAGCCCTGCCGCATATGATCCAGATTTGAAATGGGAAAGTACGACTACCTATAACGCTGGTTTAGATTATGGTTTTGCAAAAGGCAGAATATACGGAAGTATTGATGCTTACTATAAAAAAACCAAGGACCTATTAAGTACAATTAACATCCCAGTAGGAACAAACTTTAGCAACTTGTTAACTACAAACGTAGGAAACATGGAAGTTAGAGGTATTGAAGGAAGCATTAATTTTACAGCTATAAAAAGTGAAAACACGAATTGGGATTTTGGATTTAACGTTGCATACAACAAAAGAAAAGTAACGAACTTAACTTTAAACCCAGATCCAGGTTCGAAAGTTGGTGCAGGTGACATAACAGGCGGTACAGGAACTACACTTAAATATAATTCTGTAAACCAAATTCCAGGTTCATTCTTTGTTTACAAACAGGTTTACAATGCAAGTGGTGCTCCTTTAGAGGGAGTTTACGCAGACTTAAATGCTGATGGAGTGATCAATACCAGTGATCAATATTTCTACAAATCACCTGATCCAAACTTCACTTTTGGTTTTAACACTGCCTTCAGCTACAAAAAATGGACAATTAGCACTGTTTTAAGAGCTAACTTAGGAAACTACATCTACGATAACGTATCTTCTAACTTTGGTATCAAAACAAATGTTCTAAGTCCGAGTGGAATAGTTAACAATACTAACAGTGATTTCTTAAATACCAATTTCCAGTCTAATCAGTTTTTGAGCGATTATTACGTTAAAAACGCTTCTTTTTTGAAAATGGATAATCTAGGTGTTGCTTATAATGTTGGCCGACTATCTAAAACCGGTAAAACTAATATGCGTATTTCGGCAAACTGTCAGAACGTATTTGTCGTAACTAACTATGACGGCTTAGATCCAGAATTATCTTCTGGTATTGACTATAACTTATACCCAAGACCAAGAACATATACTTTAGGTTTAAATGTTGGTTTTTAA